The following are from one region of the Hymenobacter sp. YIM 151858-1 genome:
- a CDS encoding ATP-dependent Clp protease ATP-binding subunit produces MEAKFSNRVKEVISLSREEAIRLGHDYIGTEHLLLGMIREGEGTAIALLKKLGVSVEELKYALEQATRNTATQGISITGSIPLTKQTEKVLKITYLEAKIFKSEIIGTEHLLLSILRDEDNISSQILSKFNVNYEAVRDSLDYHGNTSHNPTSGPSDTDDDDNDKLFGSSKSSGSAAAKKPGEKSRTPVLDNFGRDLTKLAEDDKLDPIVGREKEIERVAQILSRRKKNNPILIGEPGVGKTAIAEGLALRIVQKKVSRVLFNKRVVTLDLASLVAGTKYRGQFEERMKAVMNELEKSPDVILFIDELHTIVGAGGASGSLDASNMFKPALARGEIQCIGATTLDEYRQYIEKDGALARRFQMVMVDPTTPEETIEILHNIKDKYQDHHHVVYTDKAIEACVKLSDRYMSDRFLPDKAIDILDEAGARVHINNIVVPEDILKLEESIENIKVEKNRVVKSQKYEEAAQLRDKEKKLIEQLDTAKRNWEEETKKKRYTVKEENVAEVIAMMTGIPVSRVAQNEGEKLLKMGEELKGKVIGQDKAIAQLVKAIQRTRVGLKDPKKPIGSFVFLGPTGVGKTELAKVLATYLFDKEDALVRIDMSEYMEKFSVSRLVGAPPGYVGYEEGGQLTEKIRRKPYSVILLDEIEKAHPDVYNLLLQVLDDGILTDGLGRKVDFRNTIIIMTSNIGARDLADFGVGIGFGTKARQENMDELMKGTIASALRKTFAPEFLNRLDDVIVFNGLQKEDIFKIIDISLAKLRQRVQALGYRIELTEAAKNFVAEKGYDPKYGARPLNRAIQKYIEDPIAEEILKAQLTQGDVIKADHEEGKEELLFSSYKSDEAPQLASDERPAETPEAPEGKTE; encoded by the coding sequence ATGGAAGCGAAATTCTCAAATAGAGTCAAGGAGGTTATCTCCCTGAGTCGGGAAGAAGCCATCCGACTTGGCCACGACTATATAGGCACCGAGCACCTGTTGCTGGGTATGATTCGGGAGGGCGAGGGTACTGCCATTGCTCTGTTGAAGAAGCTCGGCGTATCCGTAGAGGAGCTGAAATACGCTCTCGAACAAGCCACACGTAACACTGCGACCCAAGGTATCAGTATAACGGGTAGCATCCCGCTGACGAAGCAGACGGAGAAGGTTCTGAAGATTACGTATCTCGAAGCCAAAATCTTCAAGAGCGAAATCATCGGTACCGAGCACCTGCTACTCTCGATTCTGCGCGATGAAGACAACATATCTTCCCAAATCCTGAGCAAGTTTAACGTGAACTACGAAGCCGTACGCGACTCGCTGGATTACCACGGTAACACCAGCCACAACCCCACCTCGGGCCCTTCGGACACCGACGACGACGACAACGACAAACTGTTTGGCTCGTCCAAATCGTCGGGCTCGGCCGCGGCCAAAAAGCCGGGTGAAAAGTCGCGCACGCCGGTGCTCGACAATTTCGGCCGCGACCTGACCAAGCTGGCCGAAGACGATAAACTCGACCCCATTGTGGGCCGCGAAAAGGAAATTGAGCGCGTAGCCCAAATTCTGTCGCGCCGCAAAAAGAACAACCCGATCCTGATCGGCGAGCCGGGCGTGGGTAAAACGGCTATTGCCGAAGGCCTTGCCCTGCGCATCGTGCAGAAGAAAGTATCGCGCGTGCTTTTCAACAAGCGCGTCGTTACGCTCGACCTCGCCTCGCTGGTGGCCGGTACCAAGTACCGCGGCCAGTTTGAGGAGCGCATGAAGGCCGTGATGAACGAGCTGGAGAAGTCGCCCGACGTTATCCTGTTTATCGACGAGCTGCATACCATTGTGGGCGCCGGCGGTGCCTCGGGTTCGCTCGACGCCTCGAACATGTTCAAGCCGGCTTTGGCCCGCGGCGAAATCCAATGCATCGGTGCTACCACCCTCGATGAGTACCGTCAGTACATCGAGAAAGACGGCGCCCTGGCCCGTCGTTTCCAGATGGTAATGGTGGACCCCACCACGCCCGAGGAAACCATTGAGATTCTGCACAACATCAAGGACAAGTACCAGGACCACCACCACGTGGTGTACACTGACAAGGCCATTGAGGCGTGCGTGAAGCTCTCGGACCGCTACATGTCGGACCGCTTCCTGCCCGATAAGGCCATCGACATCCTTGACGAGGCCGGTGCGCGCGTGCACATCAACAACATCGTGGTTCCCGAAGACATCCTGAAGCTCGAAGAAAGCATCGAGAACATCAAGGTGGAGAAGAACCGCGTGGTGAAGTCGCAGAAGTACGAAGAAGCCGCTCAGCTCCGCGACAAGGAGAAGAAGCTCATCGAACAGCTCGACACCGCGAAGCGCAACTGGGAAGAAGAAACCAAGAAGAAGCGCTACACCGTGAAGGAGGAAAACGTGGCAGAAGTTATTGCCATGATGACCGGCATTCCGGTGAGCCGCGTAGCCCAGAACGAAGGCGAGAAGCTGCTGAAGATGGGCGAAGAGCTGAAAGGCAAAGTAATTGGCCAGGACAAAGCCATTGCCCAGCTCGTGAAGGCCATTCAGCGTACCCGCGTAGGTCTGAAGGACCCGAAGAAGCCCATCGGCTCGTTCGTGTTCCTAGGTCCGACCGGCGTAGGTAAGACGGAGCTGGCCAAGGTGCTGGCTACTTACCTCTTCGACAAAGAAGATGCGCTGGTGCGCATCGATATGTCGGAGTACATGGAGAAATTCAGCGTATCGCGCCTGGTGGGCGCGCCTCCCGGCTACGTGGGTTACGAAGAAGGCGGCCAGCTGACGGAGAAAATCCGCCGCAAGCCGTACTCGGTAATCCTGCTCGACGAAATTGAAAAGGCGCACCCCGACGTGTACAACCTGCTGCTGCAGGTGCTCGACGACGGTATCCTGACCGACGGCCTAGGTCGCAAAGTCGATTTCCGCAACACCATCATCATCATGACCTCGAACATCGGGGCCCGTGATTTGGCTGACTTCGGTGTGGGTATCGGCTTCGGCACCAAGGCCCGCCAGGAAAACATGGACGAGTTGATGAAGGGCACCATTGCCAGCGCACTGCGCAAGACCTTCGCGCCGGAATTCCTGAACCGCCTCGACGACGTGATTGTGTTCAATGGCCTGCAGAAGGAAGATATCTTCAAGATCATCGACATCTCGCTTGCCAAGCTGCGCCAGCGCGTACAAGCCCTGGGCTACCGCATCGAGCTGACCGAAGCCGCGAAGAACTTCGTGGCGGAGAAAGGCTACGATCCGAAGTACGGTGCGCGTCCGCTGAACCGGGCTATCCAGAAGTACATCGAAGACCCGATTGCGGAGGAAATCCTGAAGGCACAGCTCACGCAAGGCGACGTCATCAAAGCCGACCACGAGGAAGGCAAAGAGGAGCTTCTCTTCAGCTCGTACAAGAGCGACGAAGCGCCACAACTAGCCAGCGACGAGCGCCCGGCCGAAACGCCGGAAGCTCCTGAAGGCAAGACGGAGTAA
- a CDS encoding glycosyltransferase family 2 protein — translation MSTPLVSVWLITYNHEKYIRQAIEGVLMQQTNFAVQLVIGEDCSTDGTRAIVQEYKAQYPDRITLYLPERNMGMVPILRPTYALCTGKYVAMLDGDDYWTDPLKLQKQIDLMESDPNCHVSFHAIQIYDQSTQEYGAPADPWWSSVATALHLHDLIYLGNPIFTLSAIFRRPEGELPSYYFESPFPDLAMYYWVLAEGGTANFLPDVMGIYRIHTNGCFSSLSWLQKRRQSLEFFEKIRAHLPLRYHEQIEAERQVVLRDLFVAACKQKDVVWSLRYMRLINWDNIHVPVPYNKPQRLLALGLKKLASAKRRKGGRLPNQ, via the coding sequence ATGAGTACACCCTTGGTGAGCGTGTGGTTGATAACCTACAACCACGAAAAGTACATCCGGCAAGCCATTGAGGGTGTGCTAATGCAGCAGACCAATTTTGCGGTGCAGTTAGTAATAGGGGAGGATTGTTCTACCGACGGCACGCGCGCCATTGTGCAGGAATACAAAGCGCAGTATCCCGATCGGATTACGCTCTATCTGCCAGAGCGTAATATGGGAATGGTTCCTATTCTGCGGCCAACGTACGCGCTCTGCACAGGCAAATACGTGGCCATGCTCGATGGCGACGATTACTGGACAGATCCGCTCAAACTGCAGAAGCAGATCGATTTAATGGAATCCGACCCTAATTGCCACGTCAGCTTCCACGCAATTCAGATTTACGATCAGAGTACGCAAGAGTATGGCGCCCCTGCTGATCCATGGTGGAGCAGCGTAGCAACCGCCTTGCATCTGCATGATTTAATCTACCTAGGGAATCCAATATTTACGCTTTCTGCCATATTTCGGCGACCTGAAGGCGAATTACCCTCGTATTATTTTGAATCTCCTTTCCCGGATCTGGCTATGTATTATTGGGTACTTGCCGAAGGAGGAACAGCTAATTTTCTGCCCGATGTAATGGGCATATACCGAATACATACGAACGGGTGCTTTTCTAGCCTGAGCTGGCTGCAAAAGCGGCGGCAATCTTTGGAGTTCTTCGAAAAAATTCGTGCGCATTTGCCGCTGCGGTACCACGAACAAATTGAGGCCGAACGACAAGTTGTTTTACGCGATTTATTTGTGGCCGCCTGCAAGCAAAAAGACGTGGTTTGGTCGCTACGGTATATGAGGCTAATTAATTGGGACAATATTCACGTGCCCGTGCCCTACAACAAACCGCAACGGCTATTGGCCTTGGGTTTGAAGAAACTGGCATCAGCTAAAAGGAGAAAAGGCGGCAGGTTACCTAATCAATAG
- a CDS encoding methyltransferase domain-containing protein, producing the protein MNPSNPAYAQHHVIVAQCESYLATHGDNHKGVGWPNYHDAQLRYQVMLEGIMAAAPADEPIRLLDFGCGPAHFRQFLQQHAGHIEYTGLDLSEKYLALARQKFPTTTFLQLDVLKEPEVLPVFDYIVLNGIFTQKCSNSFEEMWAYCQNMLRTLWPRATRGIAFNVMTKQVDWEREDLFHMPMDLLASFLKKEITRNFVFRHDYGLYEYTTYLFREPNQR; encoded by the coding sequence ATGAATCCATCAAATCCTGCCTACGCGCAGCACCATGTGATAGTAGCGCAATGCGAATCCTACCTGGCAACGCACGGCGACAACCACAAAGGCGTAGGCTGGCCAAACTACCACGACGCACAGCTTCGCTACCAAGTGATGCTCGAAGGCATCATGGCAGCTGCGCCGGCTGATGAACCCATACGGTTGCTCGATTTCGGCTGCGGTCCGGCACACTTCCGCCAGTTTCTGCAACAGCATGCAGGCCACATAGAGTACACGGGCCTCGACTTATCGGAAAAATACCTAGCCCTTGCCCGCCAGAAATTTCCGACCACCACTTTCCTGCAGCTCGATGTATTGAAGGAGCCGGAAGTGCTGCCTGTGTTCGATTACATTGTCCTGAACGGAATATTCACGCAGAAGTGCTCTAACAGCTTCGAGGAGATGTGGGCGTATTGCCAGAATATGCTGCGCACGTTGTGGCCCAGGGCTACAAGGGGCATAGCTTTCAATGTAATGACCAAACAGGTGGATTGGGAAAGAGAGGACCTTTTTCATATGCCCATGGACCTGCTGGCTTCGTTCTTAAAGAAAGAAATCACCCGAAATTTTGTCTTTCGGCACGATTACGGGTTGTATGAATACACTACCTACCTCTTCCGGGAGCCGAACCAGAGATAA
- a CDS encoding WbqC family protein → MRIAIMQPYLFPYLGYFQLLHCADAFVLLDDVAFIKRGWINRNRILVNGSEYLFTIPVASGSQNNLIRDTHLHTDQKIRRKALTTIRQAYSTAPGLAQVFPLIEQILLSPETDLTTLVSHSLHLINDYVAAPVPLLRSSAIDKDNKLSGQNRIIEICQRLGATEYVNASGGIDLYSAADFANSGIALRFLQPNLQPYPQGGKSAFVPGLSVIDLLMHNTPEQAKALFGQGTLL, encoded by the coding sequence ATGCGCATAGCCATTATGCAGCCCTACTTGTTCCCTTACCTGGGGTACTTCCAGCTGCTGCACTGCGCCGATGCCTTTGTACTGCTCGATGATGTAGCGTTCATCAAAAGGGGCTGGATTAACCGGAACCGCATTCTGGTAAACGGCTCCGAGTACTTGTTCACTATACCCGTAGCCAGCGGCTCGCAGAACAATTTGATTCGGGATACCCACCTGCACACCGATCAAAAAATCCGACGCAAAGCACTGACAACCATTCGGCAGGCGTACAGCACAGCCCCGGGGCTGGCACAGGTCTTTCCGCTGATCGAGCAGATCCTGCTTTCGCCCGAAACAGACTTGACGACGCTGGTAAGTCATAGCCTGCACTTGATAAATGACTACGTAGCCGCGCCGGTACCCTTGCTGCGTAGTTCCGCCATCGATAAAGACAATAAGCTGAGCGGCCAGAACCGAATAATTGAAATATGCCAACGCCTAGGTGCTACGGAATACGTAAACGCCTCGGGAGGAATAGATCTTTATTCAGCTGCCGATTTCGCCAATTCCGGCATTGCCTTGCGGTTCCTTCAGCCTAACCTGCAGCCTTACCCCCAGGGTGGTAAATCGGCTTTTGTGCCTGGCTTGTCTGTAATCGATTTGCTGATGCACAACACCCCCGAGCAAGCCAAGGCCCTGTTCGGCCAAGGAACTTTGCTGTAA